One Qipengyuania gaetbuli genomic region harbors:
- a CDS encoding F0F1 ATP synthase subunit A codes for MAAEQAKVDPMHQFTIQPLGGSEGWELAGYNIAFTNSALWMLITTVVLFVFVLGGMQRQLVPGRWQMMVETFTGFIDNMLEANIGKAGRKYVPYVFSLFMFILFANLLGLMPLGVIGLHPFTFTSHFTVTGVLAIISFAIVLIVGFWKHGLHFFSLFVPHGTPLPMIPVIAPIEFISFMVRPFSLGLRLFVAMMAGHVLLEVLSSFVIDGTNAGLLWGGIVGLPSFLLMVGICALELLVAGIQAYVFALLTSLYINDAENLH; via the coding sequence GTGGCAGCCGAACAGGCCAAAGTCGATCCGATGCACCAGTTCACCATCCAGCCGCTCGGCGGTTCGGAGGGCTGGGAACTCGCGGGCTACAATATTGCCTTCACCAACAGCGCGCTGTGGATGCTTATCACCACGGTCGTGCTCTTCGTGTTCGTGCTCGGCGGCATGCAGCGCCAGCTCGTGCCCGGCCGCTGGCAGATGATGGTGGAAACCTTCACCGGCTTCATCGACAACATGCTCGAAGCGAACATCGGCAAGGCCGGGCGCAAGTACGTGCCTTATGTCTTCAGCCTGTTCATGTTCATTCTGTTCGCCAACCTGCTCGGCCTCATGCCGCTGGGCGTTATCGGGCTTCACCCTTTCACCTTCACCAGCCATTTCACGGTGACCGGTGTGCTGGCGATCATCAGCTTCGCGATCGTCCTGATCGTCGGTTTCTGGAAGCACGGGCTGCACTTCTTCTCGCTCTTCGTGCCGCATGGCACGCCGCTGCCGATGATCCCGGTGATCGCGCCGATCGAATTCATCTCGTTCATGGTGCGCCCGTTCAGCCTCGGCCTGCGACTGTTCGTCGCCATGATGGCCGGCCACGTGCTGCTCGAAGTGCTGTCCAGCTTCGTAATCGACGGTACCAATGCCGGTCTCCTGTGGGGCGGCATCGTGGGCCTGCCGAGCTTCCTTCTGATGGTTGGTATCTGCGCGCTCGAACTGCTGGTCGCAGGCATCCAGGCCTATGTTTTCGCTCTTCTGACGTCGCTGTACATCAACGACGCCGAGAACCTTCACTAA
- a CDS encoding NADPH:quinone oxidoreductase family protein — protein MKALVVRSLSSDLSGTQIEDIADPVREERQVLVRVRAASLNYPDLLMTRGTYQFKPDVPFVSGLEMAGEVVEADEGSGFTPGDRVMGGAKTGAFAEFVALPVSSLRPVPAGLGFPDAAAMGAAYHTAYVALVELGRLEEGQTVLVHGASGGVGLAACDLAKALGARVIAASHREDKLAVLERIAAPDAAVLNTGRFREEVAELTGGKLCDLVFDPIGGDVFDESTRCVAFGGKLLVVGFVAGRIPEIAVNIPLIKGFSVVGVRAGEYARRFPDRAKRIAAELGRLASEGRISPHIERTLPLARWREAFEAMEAGEIVGKIVLEP, from the coding sequence ATGAAGGCACTCGTCGTCCGGTCGCTGTCGTCCGACCTTTCGGGGACGCAGATCGAGGATATCGCCGACCCCGTGCGGGAAGAGAGGCAGGTCCTCGTCAGGGTTCGTGCGGCTTCGCTCAACTATCCCGACCTGCTGATGACCCGCGGAACCTACCAGTTCAAGCCGGACGTGCCCTTCGTCAGCGGCCTCGAAATGGCAGGTGAGGTGGTCGAGGCCGATGAAGGCAGCGGCTTCACGCCCGGCGACCGCGTCATGGGCGGCGCGAAAACCGGCGCCTTTGCGGAATTCGTGGCCCTTCCCGTCTCGTCGCTCAGGCCCGTCCCGGCCGGCCTCGGCTTTCCCGACGCTGCGGCCATGGGCGCAGCCTACCACACGGCCTATGTCGCCCTGGTCGAGCTAGGCCGATTAGAGGAGGGCCAGACGGTGCTGGTCCACGGCGCAAGCGGCGGGGTCGGGCTTGCAGCCTGCGACCTGGCCAAAGCGCTCGGAGCCCGCGTCATTGCCGCCTCGCACCGGGAAGACAAGCTGGCCGTACTCGAGCGGATCGCCGCCCCGGACGCGGCAGTCCTCAACACGGGCCGCTTCCGTGAAGAGGTGGCGGAACTTACCGGTGGCAAGCTCTGCGACCTGGTCTTCGATCCTATCGGCGGGGACGTTTTCGACGAGAGCACCCGCTGCGTCGCCTTTGGAGGGAAGCTACTGGTCGTCGGGTTCGTCGCCGGACGCATCCCCGAAATCGCGGTCAATATCCCGCTGATCAAGGGATTCTCGGTGGTCGGCGTGCGGGCCGGGGAATATGCGCGCCGCTTCCCCGACCGCGCCAAGCGGATCGCCGCCGAACTGGGGCGCTTGGCAAGCGAAGGCCGGATCAGCCCCCATATCGAACGTACCCTGCCCCTCGCCCGATGGCGCGAAGCCTTCGAAGCGATGGAGGCAGGAGAGATCGTCGGGAAGATCGTGCTGGAGCCCTAG
- the rpsA gene encoding 30S ribosomal protein S1: MATSANPTRDDFAAMLDEQLGGADDGGFEGRVVKGTVTAIENGYAHIDVGLKSEGRVDLKEFMRGEDEHGLEVGSEVEVFVDRIENADGEAMLSRDRARREAAWDKLESEFGEGKRVDGRIFGRVKGGFTVDLDGAVAFLPGSQVDIRPVRDVTPLMDMPQPFQILKMDRRRGNIVVSRRAVLEETRAEQRSELIDKLTEGQVIDGVVKNITDYGAFVDLGGIDGLLHVTDMSYKRVNHPSEMIEIGQTVTVQIIRINEDTQRISLGMKQLESDPWDGVAAKYPVGMKMTGTVTNITEYGAFVEIEPGIEGLVHVSEMSWTKKNVHPGKIVSTSQEVEVMVLEVDSEKRRISLGLKQAQRNPWEEFAEAHPVGTKVEGEVKNATEFGLFIGLPGDVDGMVHMSDIAWGISGEDALALHRKGEQVEAVVLDVDVEKERISLGMKQLEKGAPTEAGAGSSLRKNQVVTVTVLEVRDGGLEVQVGEDGATGFIKRSDLGRDRDEQRPDRFQPGAKVDAMVTGFDRSKKPTFSIKARQIAEEKEAVAQFGSSDSGASLGDILGEALKKKED; this comes from the coding sequence ATGGCAACCTCAGCCAACCCCACCCGCGACGATTTCGCGGCAATGCTCGACGAGCAGCTCGGCGGCGCCGATGACGGCGGCTTCGAAGGCCGTGTCGTCAAGGGCACCGTTACCGCAATCGAAAACGGCTATGCCCACATCGACGTCGGCCTGAAGAGCGAAGGCCGCGTCGACCTCAAGGAATTCATGCGCGGCGAAGACGAGCACGGCCTCGAAGTCGGCTCGGAAGTCGAAGTGTTCGTCGACCGCATCGAGAACGCTGACGGCGAAGCCATGCTGTCGCGCGACCGCGCTCGCCGCGAAGCTGCATGGGACAAGCTTGAAAGCGAATTCGGCGAAGGCAAGCGCGTCGACGGCCGCATCTTCGGCCGCGTCAAGGGCGGCTTCACCGTTGACCTCGACGGCGCCGTGGCCTTCCTCCCCGGCTCGCAGGTCGACATCCGCCCCGTGCGCGACGTCACCCCGCTGATGGACATGCCGCAGCCCTTCCAGATCCTGAAGATGGACCGTCGCCGCGGTAACATCGTCGTCTCGCGCCGCGCGGTCCTCGAAGAGACCCGTGCAGAACAGCGCAGCGAACTGATCGACAAGCTGACCGAAGGCCAGGTGATCGACGGCGTCGTGAAGAACATCACCGACTACGGTGCCTTCGTCGACCTCGGCGGCATCGACGGCCTGCTCCATGTCACCGACATGAGCTACAAGCGCGTCAACCACCCCAGCGAAATGATCGAAATCGGCCAGACCGTGACCGTCCAGATCATCCGCATCAACGAAGACACCCAGCGCATCAGCCTCGGCATGAAGCAGCTGGAATCGGATCCGTGGGACGGCGTCGCCGCCAAGTACCCGGTCGGCATGAAGATGACGGGCACCGTCACCAACATCACCGAATACGGTGCATTCGTCGAAATCGAGCCGGGCATCGAAGGCCTGGTCCACGTTTCGGAAATGAGCTGGACCAAGAAGAACGTCCACCCGGGCAAGATCGTCTCGACCTCGCAGGAAGTCGAAGTCATGGTCCTGGAAGTCGACAGCGAAAAGCGTCGCATCAGCCTCGGCCTCAAGCAGGCCCAGCGCAATCCGTGGGAAGAGTTCGCCGAAGCCCATCCGGTCGGCACGAAGGTCGAAGGCGAAGTCAAGAACGCCACCGAATTCGGTCTCTTCATCGGCCTTCCGGGCGACGTCGACGGCATGGTCCACATGTCGGACATCGCTTGGGGCATCTCGGGTGAAGACGCCCTTGCCCTGCACCGCAAGGGTGAGCAGGTCGAAGCCGTCGTTCTCGACGTCGACGTCGAGAAGGAACGCATCAGCCTCGGCATGAAGCAGCTCGAAAAGGGTGCTCCGACCGAAGCCGGTGCCGGCAGCTCGCTGCGCAAGAACCAGGTCGTCACCGTGACCGTCCTCGAAGTCCGCGATGGCGGTCTCGAAGTGCAGGTCGGCGAAGACGGCGCGACCGGCTTCATCAAGCGTTCGGACCTCGGCCGCGACCGCGACGAGCAGCGTCCGGATCGCTTCCAGCCCGGCGCCAAGGTCGACGCGATGGTCACCGGCTTCGATCGTTCGAAGAAGCCGACCTTCTCGATCAAGGCCCGCCAGATCGCCGAAGAGAAGGAAGCAGTCGCACAGTTCGGTTCGTCGGACTCGGGTGCTTCGCTCGGCGACATTCTCGGCGAAGCGCTGAAGAAGAAGGAAGACTAA
- a CDS encoding AtpZ/AtpI family protein — protein sequence MSDDKPAREPIEEDARIDALEKRLAAAQQREEERNRPQVSGSDANYRSGNRVLADLLGGLLGGSVIGYAIGYFTGTNPWGLLVGLFLGIVVAFRNIIRAANQRPEE from the coding sequence ATGAGCGACGACAAACCCGCACGGGAACCCATCGAGGAGGATGCGCGGATCGACGCGCTGGAAAAGCGGCTCGCAGCCGCCCAGCAGCGCGAAGAGGAGCGTAACCGCCCGCAGGTTTCCGGTTCCGATGCGAACTATCGCAGCGGCAACCGGGTTCTGGCGGATCTGCTCGGAGGGCTCCTTGGCGGTTCGGTGATCGGTTATGCCATTGGCTACTTTACCGGCACGAACCCGTGGGGTCTGTTGGTGGGACTGTTCCTCGGGATAGTCGTTGCCTTCAGGAACATCATCCGCGCGGCAAACCAGCGCCCCGAAGAATGA
- the radC gene encoding RadC family protein: MSDGGSISKEHSGAGHRERLRQRLLKGGSEALADYELLEYLLFSAFRQGDTKPLAKTLIARFGSFAGVLNADPQALAQVKGMGEASAASLHAVALAARRMARGAIEQQPVLGSWQALLDYLAIDMGHLKHERVRILYLDTRNRLILDHLAAEGSVDEAAIHPREVIRKAFDIGATALILVHNHPSGDPEPSRADIQITSRIAEAGRLLNITVHDHVIVGRGSHVSLRAKGLI, encoded by the coding sequence TTGTCGGACGGGGGCAGCATATCAAAGGAGCATTCCGGTGCAGGACACCGTGAACGGCTTCGCCAGCGACTGCTCAAGGGCGGGTCGGAGGCATTGGCCGATTACGAATTGCTCGAATACCTCCTCTTTTCGGCGTTCCGGCAAGGAGACACCAAGCCCTTGGCAAAGACGCTGATTGCGCGCTTCGGTTCCTTTGCCGGCGTGCTGAACGCCGATCCGCAAGCGCTGGCGCAGGTCAAGGGAATGGGAGAAGCCAGTGCCGCCTCGCTGCACGCCGTCGCGCTGGCAGCGCGGCGCATGGCCCGCGGCGCTATAGAGCAGCAACCGGTGTTGGGAAGCTGGCAGGCCCTGCTCGACTATCTCGCTATCGACATGGGCCATCTCAAGCATGAGCGCGTGCGGATACTCTATCTCGACACGCGCAACCGCCTGATCCTCGACCACCTGGCCGCCGAAGGGTCGGTGGACGAAGCTGCCATCCATCCGCGCGAAGTGATCCGCAAGGCCTTCGACATCGGGGCGACCGCGCTGATCCTCGTGCACAACCACCCGAGCGGGGATCCCGAACCCAGCCGCGCGGATATCCAGATCACCAGCCGGATCGCGGAGGCCGGACGGCTTCTGAACATTACCGTGCACGACCACGTCATCGTAGGTCGCGGCAGCCACGTATCGCTACGCGCCAAGGGCCTGATCTAG
- a CDS encoding F0F1 ATP synthase subunit C, translating to MEMEAAKLVGAGLAAIGAGMAAIGVGNVFGSFLESALRNPGAADGQQGRLFIGFAAAELLGLLAFVVAMILIFVA from the coding sequence ATGGAAATGGAAGCTGCAAAGCTGGTTGGCGCCGGTCTCGCTGCAATCGGTGCCGGCATGGCCGCCATCGGTGTGGGTAACGTCTTCGGTTCGTTCCTCGAAAGCGCTCTGCGCAACCCGGGTGCTGCCGACGGCCAGCAGGGCCGCCTGTTCATCGGCTTCGCCGCTGCCGAACTTCTCGGCCTGCTGGCGTTCGTCGTTGCCATGATCCTGATCTTCGTCGCCTAA
- a CDS encoding YdbL family protein: protein MGDFMTRTMTKTMLAAAVAATALGGIATPAFAQRDPAYAAARASGEVGEKMDGYLGIVGAETPELRRIVNDINIKRRAVYAERAQANNATLEEYALTAGCQAILATSPGEKYQAPDGSWQTRSSAAPLRDSRCP from the coding sequence ATGGGTGATTTTATGACCAGGACCATGACCAAGACGATGCTGGCTGCAGCCGTGGCTGCGACCGCGCTGGGCGGCATCGCGACCCCTGCCTTTGCGCAGCGCGACCCGGCCTATGCAGCGGCCCGCGCTTCGGGCGAGGTGGGCGAGAAGATGGACGGCTACCTCGGCATCGTCGGCGCCGAAACGCCGGAGCTTCGCCGGATCGTCAACGACATCAATATCAAGCGCCGCGCCGTCTATGCGGAACGGGCGCAGGCCAACAATGCCACGCTCGAGGAATACGCGCTGACCGCAGGTTGCCAGGCAATTCTGGCGACTTCGCCGGGCGAAAAATACCAAGCGCCCGACGGTAGCTGGCAGACCCGTTCCAGCGCAGCCCCCTTGCGTGATTCGCGCTGCCCCTGA
- the gloB gene encoding hydroxyacylglutathione hydrolase produces the protein MLQVHQFPCLADNYGFLLHDPESGETAAIDTPDGAVYLRQADAKGWRITQVWNTHWHPDHAGGNKAIVEATGAKVVAPQEVERLTPIDRVVGNGDKVELGRWHARVIDVSGHTNGHIAYHIPEADLAFVGDSVFALGCGRMFEGKPDQFWHSLERIRQMPENTLLYCAHEYTASNAKFALHADPDNTELQLYAARVEEKRAKGEPTVPTVLSRELITNPFLRADSAELRDRWGGSTPAETFAALRAAKDNF, from the coding sequence ATGCTACAGGTTCACCAGTTCCCCTGCCTTGCCGACAATTACGGCTTCCTCCTCCACGATCCCGAAAGCGGCGAAACCGCCGCAATCGATACGCCCGACGGCGCGGTATACCTGAGGCAGGCCGATGCGAAGGGCTGGCGCATCACGCAGGTGTGGAACACGCACTGGCATCCGGACCATGCCGGCGGGAACAAGGCCATCGTCGAGGCCACCGGCGCCAAGGTCGTCGCCCCGCAGGAAGTCGAGCGCCTGACCCCGATCGACCGCGTCGTGGGCAATGGCGACAAGGTCGAACTGGGCCGCTGGCACGCGCGCGTGATCGACGTATCGGGCCACACCAACGGCCATATCGCCTACCACATTCCCGAAGCCGACCTCGCCTTCGTCGGCGACAGCGTCTTCGCACTCGGCTGCGGGCGGATGTTCGAAGGCAAGCCCGACCAGTTCTGGCACAGCCTGGAGCGGATCAGGCAGATGCCCGAAAACACGCTGCTCTACTGCGCGCACGAATATACGGCATCGAACGCGAAGTTCGCGTTGCACGCGGATCCCGACAATACCGAGCTGCAGCTCTACGCCGCCCGGGTGGAAGAGAAGCGGGCCAAGGGTGAACCGACCGTTCCCACCGTCCTGTCGCGCGAGCTGATTACCAACCCCTTCCTGCGCGCGGACAGCGCGGAACTGCGCGATCGCTGGGGCGGCAGCACGCCCGCAGAAACGTTCGCGGCGCTCCGGGCAGCCAAGGACAACTTCTGA
- a CDS encoding ATPase, with amino-acid sequence MPQIAQLADTWSSQVFWLLVFFGITFFVIGKGMVPKVMETVAQRDGQIAADLAAAKAARDAADEQEDAWRVRENENRAAAQAIVAKAKDEAGAKSEKKLKAAQTRIDKKLADAEARIGEARTAALAEVESVAVEAAQDIVQRLAGVKVTKPAAAKAVKEAMANG; translated from the coding sequence ATGCCCCAGATAGCACAGCTTGCCGATACGTGGTCCAGTCAGGTCTTCTGGCTGCTGGTCTTCTTCGGCATCACTTTCTTCGTCATCGGCAAGGGCATGGTGCCCAAGGTGATGGAAACCGTTGCCCAGCGCGACGGCCAGATCGCCGCTGACCTCGCCGCAGCAAAGGCTGCGCGCGATGCGGCCGACGAGCAGGAAGATGCCTGGCGGGTGCGTGAGAATGAAAACCGCGCCGCTGCACAGGCGATCGTGGCCAAGGCCAAGGACGAGGCTGGCGCCAAGTCCGAAAAGAAGCTCAAGGCTGCGCAAACCCGCATCGACAAGAAGCTCGCCGACGCGGAAGCACGCATCGGTGAAGCCCGTACTGCGGCTCTTGCCGAAGTCGAAAGCGTCGCAGTCGAAGCGGCACAGGACATCGTCCAGCGTCTCGCCGGCGTGAAGGTGACCAAGCCTGCCGCCGCCAAGGCAGTGAAGGAGGCAATGGCCAATGGCTGA
- a CDS encoding YdbH domain-containing protein, with the protein MDEGEIAGMTSHRPRWRKKRYAVPGLSLLTLLAVFLMAWANRESIAHDFIRDQFDAYGIEGTYEIERIGGQTQVISDLVIGDPAAPDLTAKQAVVKLKYRLGLPQIGSITLVEPRLYATYLDGKLSFGSLDPLVFAESEEEPGLPAFNVAIRDGRGLLETDYGPVGFKLEGRGPLDNGFTGIFAAVAPNLAIGGCEARQTTLYGKVSTDGGTPQFSGPLRQQILTCEENGIRVAGLVAELDAAMTPQLSDPSIEARIDTDALAIPGGAAQSLAGTIRAQMRGDDATARFSLAARGFETPQALAAVMTAEGVARSRGGFERLEIDGNLEGNGLRLGSGLVAGIGSLSEAGEGTLIEPIVRRIAESLQAQTRGSSLEARVRYRQDARGYSLLIPQAELAGGRGARILSLSRVQVGASTGEAARVSGNIATGGPGLPSISGRMENNGGAGPVFRLSMASYEAGGSTLAIPRMSIVQGAGGAFGFSGQVEATGPVPGGAVDGLSVPVSGRYGPDGALALWRDCTRIAFRRIALADLNIAGPGLTLCPPPGRPMLRSGPAGIQFAAGAPSLDLKGSLADTPIRIASGPVGFAWPGTISARNLAITLGPAETASRFVISDLDARVGENIAGTFSDADIQLASVPLAISNAAGNWDYTGGVFTIGNASLRVADREEPDRFQPLVANGGTLTLRDSIIDARAELRDPYEGRLITIADIWHNLGTGAGYADLDVPGIVFDENFQPSPSSNICFDGGEPGPREPSGLSCLALGVVANAEGTVTGRGRIDWDSDGEVTSTGTFSTDDFDFAAAFGPVEGASGTIEFTDLLGLTTAPGQKLRVASINPGVEVLDGEIEFELRGGEVLAVAGGSWPFMGGRLILREVDVTFGVEEERRYIFEIVGLDAAQFVAQMEFENISATGIFDGTVPIVFGENGNGRIDEGILLSRPPGGNISYVGELTYEDLSPVANYAFDALRSMNFTQMRVVMEGPLAGEIVTRVRFDGVSQGEGAKKNFVTRQLAKLPIQFRINIRAQFYQLLTSLKALYDPAAVRDPRELGLLSDDGTRFLRRSVTGEEVKPDIDPEDVIPDEPTIQDQESE; encoded by the coding sequence ATGGATGAGGGTGAAATCGCAGGCATGACGAGCCATCGGCCGCGCTGGCGCAAGAAGCGTTATGCCGTGCCCGGCCTCTCGCTGCTCACCCTGCTGGCGGTATTCCTGATGGCGTGGGCCAATCGCGAAAGCATCGCGCACGATTTCATCCGCGACCAGTTCGACGCCTATGGCATCGAAGGTACTTACGAAATCGAACGCATCGGCGGGCAAACGCAGGTCATCTCCGATCTCGTGATCGGCGATCCGGCGGCGCCCGACCTCACCGCGAAGCAGGCCGTCGTGAAGCTCAAATATCGGCTGGGGTTGCCGCAAATCGGCAGCATCACGCTGGTGGAGCCGCGGCTCTACGCGACCTACCTCGACGGGAAACTGAGTTTCGGCTCGCTCGATCCGCTGGTATTTGCCGAAAGTGAGGAGGAGCCCGGACTTCCCGCGTTCAACGTCGCGATACGTGACGGTCGCGGCTTGCTCGAAACGGACTATGGCCCGGTCGGCTTCAAGCTCGAGGGGAGGGGACCGCTCGATAACGGATTCACGGGCATTTTCGCGGCAGTTGCGCCCAATCTTGCGATTGGTGGATGCGAAGCGCGGCAGACGACGCTTTACGGCAAGGTGTCGACCGATGGAGGCACGCCGCAGTTTTCAGGCCCGCTGAGGCAGCAAATCCTGACCTGCGAGGAGAATGGCATCCGGGTAGCCGGGCTTGTCGCGGAACTCGATGCCGCCATGACGCCGCAACTGTCCGATCCCTCGATCGAGGCGCGGATCGACACGGACGCGCTCGCCATTCCGGGCGGTGCAGCCCAGTCGCTTGCAGGGACGATCCGTGCACAGATGCGGGGCGATGATGCCACCGCGCGCTTCTCGCTTGCCGCGCGCGGCTTCGAGACCCCGCAGGCTCTCGCCGCCGTCATGACCGCCGAAGGTGTTGCGCGCAGTCGCGGCGGATTCGAGCGTTTGGAAATCGATGGCAATCTGGAAGGCAACGGCCTGCGCCTCGGCAGTGGTCTTGTCGCCGGCATCGGAAGCTTGTCCGAAGCGGGCGAGGGCACACTTATCGAACCGATAGTCCGTAGGATCGCTGAATCGCTCCAGGCACAAACCCGTGGCAGCTCGCTGGAAGCGCGCGTCAGGTACCGCCAAGACGCCAGGGGGTATTCGCTCCTGATCCCGCAGGCCGAATTGGCTGGAGGCAGGGGGGCGCGCATTCTCTCCCTGTCGCGGGTCCAGGTGGGCGCCAGTACAGGAGAGGCTGCACGCGTCTCCGGTAACATCGCGACCGGTGGTCCCGGCCTGCCGAGCATTTCGGGCCGCATGGAAAACAATGGCGGGGCCGGTCCGGTCTTCCGCCTGTCCATGGCGTCCTACGAAGCTGGCGGATCGACCCTTGCGATCCCCCGCATGAGCATCGTGCAAGGCGCTGGCGGGGCGTTCGGCTTTTCCGGCCAGGTAGAGGCGACCGGCCCGGTGCCCGGCGGCGCAGTCGATGGCCTCTCGGTTCCGGTCAGCGGGCGCTATGGACCTGACGGTGCGCTCGCCCTTTGGCGGGACTGCACGCGGATCGCGTTCCGCCGCATCGCCCTTGCCGACCTCAATATCGCAGGGCCAGGCCTCACGCTTTGTCCGCCGCCGGGGCGCCCGATGCTGCGCAGCGGGCCTGCCGGTATTCAGTTCGCAGCTGGCGCTCCTTCTCTCGACCTCAAAGGTTCGCTTGCCGACACGCCCATCCGCATCGCTAGCGGGCCAGTGGGCTTTGCCTGGCCCGGTACGATCAGCGCTCGCAATCTCGCAATAACGCTTGGTCCGGCGGAGACCGCCAGCCGTTTCGTCATCAGCGATCTCGACGCGCGGGTGGGCGAGAATATCGCCGGTACGTTCTCCGACGCGGACATCCAGCTTGCATCCGTGCCGCTCGCTATCAGCAATGCTGCCGGAAACTGGGATTACACCGGCGGCGTGTTCACCATCGGCAATGCCTCGCTGCGTGTCGCCGATCGCGAGGAGCCCGACCGTTTCCAGCCACTCGTCGCCAACGGCGGCACCCTCACATTGCGCGACAGTATCATCGACGCGCGTGCCGAACTGCGCGATCCCTACGAGGGTCGGCTCATCACGATCGCCGATATCTGGCACAATCTGGGAACGGGGGCAGGGTATGCCGACCTCGACGTGCCCGGTATCGTATTCGACGAGAACTTCCAGCCGTCACCATCCAGCAACATCTGCTTCGACGGGGGCGAGCCGGGCCCGCGGGAGCCAAGCGGCCTCAGCTGCCTTGCGCTGGGCGTCGTCGCAAATGCGGAAGGGACTGTCACCGGTCGCGGCCGGATCGACTGGGACAGCGATGGCGAAGTCACCAGCACGGGAACCTTCTCGACCGACGACTTCGACTTTGCAGCCGCATTCGGGCCCGTCGAAGGAGCCAGCGGTACCATCGAATTCACCGACCTGCTTGGCCTGACGACCGCGCCCGGCCAGAAACTGCGGGTCGCCTCGATCAATCCCGGCGTCGAGGTGCTGGATGGTGAGATCGAGTTCGAACTGCGCGGCGGTGAAGTGCTCGCGGTTGCCGGCGGAAGCTGGCCTTTCATGGGCGGCCGTCTGATCCTGCGCGAGGTCGATGTGACCTTCGGCGTAGAGGAAGAGCGGCGCTACATTTTCGAGATTGTCGGTCTGGATGCCGCGCAGTTCGTCGCCCAGATGGAGTTCGAGAATATCTCCGCGACGGGTATCTTCGACGGAACCGTGCCGATTGTCTTCGGTGAAAACGGCAATGGCCGGATCGACGAAGGCATCCTTCTCTCGCGCCCCCCGGGCGGCAATATCTCCTATGTCGGCGAGCTGACCTATGAAGACCTCTCGCCGGTCGCCAATTACGCCTTCGACGCCTTGCGCAGCATGAACTTCACGCAGATGCGCGTGGTCATGGAAGGTCCGCTGGCAGGCGAGATCGTCACCCGCGTACGCTTCGACGGCGTCAGCCAGGGCGAGGGGGCGAAGAAGAATTTCGTGACCCGCCAGCTTGCCAAACTGCCGATCCAGTTCCGCATCAACATCAGGGCCCAGTTTTACCAGCTGCTGACGTCTCTGAAGGCGCTCTACGATCCGGCCGCCGTGCGCGATCCGCGCGAACTGGGCCTGCTGAGCGACGATGGTACCCGTTTCCTGCGCCGCTCCGTCACCGGCGAGGAAGTGAAACCCGACATTGACCCGGAAGATGTCATTCCGGATGAACCCACCATTCAGGACCAGGAAAGCGAGTAG
- a CDS encoding PepSY-associated TM helix domain-containing protein has protein sequence MNRIFLTKLHLIAAAIMFPAILMFLVTGALYTWGNTGEWREESVLVPLEQPLAEDEAQLKQVALAGLAQQGLSAPSGKTKVSNEDGEISLSWSGARSEAKVVATDDPLVAEVEVKEASLHRWLVQLHKAKGSTAFKIYATVLAIVLLLLVLSGVIMGLQVKALRKLTITWSVVGAAAFVGFVLLG, from the coding sequence GTGAATCGTATCTTCCTAACAAAGCTGCATCTCATCGCGGCTGCCATCATGTTCCCCGCCATCCTGATGTTCCTCGTGACGGGGGCGCTTTATACGTGGGGCAACACCGGCGAATGGCGGGAAGAGTCAGTCCTTGTGCCGCTCGAGCAGCCGCTTGCGGAAGACGAGGCACAGCTGAAGCAGGTCGCGCTTGCCGGCCTCGCGCAGCAGGGCCTTTCCGCGCCGAGCGGCAAGACCAAGGTGAGCAACGAGGATGGCGAAATTTCGCTGTCCTGGTCGGGCGCGCGCAGCGAGGCGAAGGTGGTCGCGACCGATGATCCGCTGGTCGCCGAGGTCGAGGTGAAGGAAGCTTCGCTCCACCGCTGGCTGGTCCAACTGCACAAGGCGAAGGGCAGCACGGCCTTCAAGATCTATGCGACGGTCCTGGCGATCGTCCTCCTCTTGCTGGTGCTCAGCGGCGTGATCATGGGCCTTCAGGTCAAGGCGCTGCGCAAGCTTACGATCACCTGGAGCGTCGTGGGCGCTGCCGCATTCGTGGGCTTCGTCCTGCTGGGCTAG
- a CDS encoding YnbE family lipoprotein codes for MRILAVGIVPFVLAGCITLEAPTEPIVIELNVNIRQEVIYRLAEDAGNTIEENADIF; via the coding sequence TTGCGGATCTTGGCCGTCGGGATTGTCCCGTTCGTGCTTGCGGGGTGCATCACGCTGGAAGCACCGACCGAGCCGATCGTGATCGAACTCAACGTCAATATCCGGCAGGAAGTGATCTACCGGCTCGCGGAAGACGCGGGCAACACGATCGAGGAAAACGCGGATATCTTCTGA